In a single window of the Litorilituus sediminis genome:
- a CDS encoding DUF6776 family protein has protein sequence MNWLAKINLNVVVQRLGPFKSALFLILLISLCLFVGYRLGNYYHQHQAAKLNQQQSRLDALYEEQAKLLERIHTLEVELTVEQMANQQAQEMLKQTAQEHYEDKKQLAFYEKVMAPEKQADGLVIDNVKVIATQSPHHYQFQVALVQQQLKRRHTKGFIDLVIAGSLDNKPTQLKLSEVASLTKKQLSFNFQYFQIISGELTLPENFIPEQIIVSATLPKARWQKYFKLDKSFAWQLDEKL, from the coding sequence ATGAATTGGTTAGCAAAAATAAATCTTAATGTTGTCGTACAAAGGTTGGGACCTTTTAAGTCAGCGCTGTTTTTAATTTTACTGATTAGTTTATGTCTGTTTGTTGGTTATCGCCTTGGTAATTATTATCATCAACATCAAGCGGCAAAGCTTAATCAGCAGCAAAGTCGCCTTGACGCTTTATATGAAGAACAAGCCAAGTTATTAGAGCGAATTCATACCTTAGAAGTTGAATTAACTGTTGAACAAATGGCCAATCAGCAAGCACAAGAAATGCTTAAACAGACGGCACAAGAACATTATGAAGATAAAAAGCAGCTAGCGTTTTATGAAAAAGTGATGGCACCGGAAAAGCAAGCTGATGGCTTAGTGATAGATAATGTTAAAGTTATAGCCACGCAAAGCCCTCATCATTATCAATTTCAAGTGGCGTTAGTTCAGCAGCAATTAAAACGTAGGCATACTAAAGGTTTTATTGACCTTGTTATTGCCGGCAGTTTAGATAATAAACCTACTCAGCTTAAGTTATCAGAAGTCGCTTCATTAACTAAAAAACAGTTATCTTTTAATTTTCAATATTTTCAGATTATTTCAGGCGAGCTTACTTTGCCAGAAAACTTTATCCCTGAACAGATTATTGTTAGTGCTACTTTACCTAAAGCCCGCTGGCAAAAGTACTTTAAATTAGATAAGTCTTTTGCCTGGCAGCTAGATGAAAAATTATAA
- the erpA gene encoding iron-sulfur cluster insertion protein ErpA, whose protein sequence is MSSPELPIKFTDAAASKVLSLITEEENPELKLRVYVTGGGCSGFQYGFTFDEKVNDGDMTIEKQGVVMVVDPMSLQYLVDGEVDYLESLEGSRFVVNNPNATTTCGCGSSFSI, encoded by the coding sequence ATGTCTAGTCCTGAGTTACCGATCAAATTTACTGATGCTGCTGCATCAAAAGTATTATCTTTGATCACTGAAGAAGAAAATCCTGAATTAAAGTTGCGTGTTTATGTAACAGGCGGCGGCTGCTCAGGTTTCCAATACGGGTTTACCTTTGATGAGAAGGTTAATGACGGTGATATGACCATAGAAAAGCAAGGCGTCGTTATGGTGGTTGATCCTATGAGCTTACAATATTTAGTTGATGGCGAAGTAGACTATTTAGAAAGCTTAGAAGGTAGCCGCTTTGTGGTAAATAACCCAAATGCAACCACAACGTGTGGCTGTGGTTCGTCATTCTCGATATAG
- a CDS encoding sensor domain-containing diguanylate cyclase has translation MVDNSNSSTIAFMREIFAYLGTSTSTYKLLDSIHTSLRSVLYAENFFVVLVSASKRYVNFPYYRDVKDDISIEELNIVPLEKLFKTLTMYAIKKKQVVCLTKQQISRLSEQGEVQVLGTVPEQWLCFPLIHQGEYLGSFVIQSYRSSEEYEQHDIDVLTLISNVIAAALFLFRQNTELNQTLHELERHKEQLAEKVTERTAELEQTLSSLQLEIAKGKELEQQLKELAFHDGLTKLYNRQYFVDQMEMLASKSKREPVEAIVAFLDLDGFKPLNDNFGHACGDHVLKVIAKRLQDCFRRHDIVARFGGDEFVVLIGNPISTANLENLLNRVVATISQAIEFQEQSVRVGVSIGIARHLGETFDIDNLLERADFALYQAKNKGKGCFVFNE, from the coding sequence ATGGTAGATAATAGTAACTCATCTACAATCGCTTTTATGCGCGAAATATTTGCCTATTTAGGAACCAGCACCAGTACTTATAAGTTATTAGACTCCATTCATACGAGTTTGCGCTCCGTGTTATATGCAGAAAACTTCTTTGTTGTCTTAGTCAGTGCTTCAAAACGCTATGTTAATTTTCCTTATTACCGTGATGTCAAAGATGATATCTCTATTGAGGAATTAAACATTGTCCCGCTGGAAAAACTATTTAAAACCCTGACTATGTATGCCATCAAGAAAAAGCAGGTGGTGTGCTTAACTAAGCAGCAAATTAGTCGTTTAAGTGAACAAGGAGAGGTGCAAGTTTTAGGTACGGTACCAGAACAATGGTTGTGTTTTCCGCTTATTCATCAGGGGGAATATTTAGGTAGTTTTGTTATTCAATCTTATCGCAGCAGTGAAGAGTATGAGCAACATGATATTGATGTTTTAACCTTGATTAGCAATGTTATTGCCGCAGCGTTATTTCTATTTAGGCAAAATACCGAGCTTAATCAAACACTACATGAACTTGAACGACATAAAGAGCAATTAGCAGAGAAAGTAACAGAGCGAACAGCTGAATTAGAGCAAACCTTATCAAGCTTGCAGTTAGAGATAGCCAAAGGTAAAGAGCTTGAACAACAGCTAAAAGAGCTGGCTTTTCATGATGGCTTAACTAAGTTGTATAATCGTCAGTACTTTGTTGATCAAATGGAAATGCTTGCTTCAAAAAGTAAGCGAGAGCCAGTAGAGGCGATAGTAGCCTTTTTAGACCTTGATGGCTTTAAACCCCTGAATGATAACTTTGGTCATGCTTGTGGGGATCATGTTTTAAAAGTGATTGCCAAACGTTTGCAAGACTGTTTTCGTCGTCATGATATTGTTGCTCGCTTTGGCGGGGATGAATTTGTTGTTCTTATCGGTAATCCCATTTCTACAGCTAACTTGGAAAATTTACTTAATAGAGTGGTCGCGACAATTTCACAAGCGATAGAGTTTCAAGAGCAAAGCGTACGTGTAGGAGTTAGCATTGGTATCGCTCGTCACTTGGGCGAAACTTTTGATATTGATAATTTACTCGAGCGCGCAGATTTCGCCTTGTATCAAGCCAAAAATAAAGGCAAAGGCTGCTTTGTTTTTAATGAGTAG
- a CDS encoding efflux RND transporter periplasmic adaptor subunit — protein sequence MTKFTLNMRWLEQRPYIIAIIIALTLVLWMASGSNATAKDADSNGQESKEAVKAQVKVETHHAQDVFRTVELYGRTEPDRVTTLKAEVRGKIVEVSAKRGSRVEKGQIIAQIALNDLPSQLTRSKALLKQREIEYQGVLKLNEKGYQGRVQLAQAFADLEAVKAEIERLELDIANTVIRAPFSGVLNTRYVEVGDYVASGDDIAMIADLDPLIVRAHVTENQINLLSIGQKAQVSLLNKQTAQGELRYIASVGNDATNTFKIEVAIENKDSKLLAGLSSELTIALEKIPAIKVSPALLALDELGNIGVKSVDNNRVTFTPIDIVKSESDGVWLTGLGNQSDIITLGQGFVRHGDKVEAIFADDKQPKSSAASDASTASSNL from the coding sequence ATGACTAAATTCACCTTAAATATGCGCTGGCTTGAACAGCGTCCATATATAATCGCCATTATCATTGCGTTAACTTTAGTGCTTTGGATGGCATCTGGCAGTAATGCAACCGCCAAAGATGCTGATAGCAATGGACAAGAAAGCAAAGAAGCGGTTAAAGCACAAGTAAAAGTTGAAACTCACCATGCCCAAGATGTTTTTCGTACCGTTGAGCTTTACGGTCGTACTGAGCCTGATCGTGTTACCACGTTAAAAGCTGAGGTACGTGGTAAGATAGTTGAAGTATCAGCTAAACGGGGCTCCCGCGTCGAAAAAGGACAAATTATTGCGCAAATTGCGTTAAATGATTTGCCGTCGCAATTAACCCGCAGCAAGGCTTTACTTAAGCAAAGAGAAATTGAATATCAAGGTGTGTTAAAGCTGAATGAAAAAGGCTATCAAGGTAGAGTGCAGTTAGCACAAGCCTTTGCTGACTTAGAAGCGGTAAAAGCAGAGATTGAGCGCCTAGAGTTAGATATTGCTAATACTGTGATTAGAGCACCATTTTCTGGTGTACTCAATACAAGGTATGTAGAAGTAGGTGATTATGTAGCTTCTGGTGATGATATTGCCATGATTGCAGATTTAGACCCACTTATTGTCCGCGCGCATGTTACCGAAAATCAAATCAACTTATTATCTATTGGTCAAAAGGCTCAGGTCAGTTTGTTGAATAAGCAAACGGCTCAAGGAGAGTTACGTTACATTGCCAGTGTCGGTAATGACGCAACCAATACTTTTAAAATTGAAGTGGCAATAGAGAATAAAGACAGTAAATTACTGGCTGGATTAAGTAGTGAACTAACCATTGCTTTAGAGAAGATTCCTGCCATTAAAGTATCACCGGCCTTACTTGCTCTAGATGAGCTAGGTAATATCGGCGTAAAATCAGTAGATAACAACAGAGTAACCTTCACGCCAATTGATATTGTAAAAAGTGAAAGCGATGGTGTTTGGTTAACAGGTCTAGGCAATCAAAGTGATATCATCACCTTAGGGCAAGGTTTTGTTCGCCATGGCGATAAGGTTGAAGCAATTTTTGCTGACGATAAGCAGCCTAAGTCTTCTGCCGCTAGTGATGCTAGCACAGCAAGCAGCAATCTATAG
- a CDS encoding efflux RND transporter permease subunit encodes MLTLIDAAIQRTRSILMLFVLLLISGAVTYANIAKESNPDITIPIIYVSLIHDGISPEDAERMLVRPMENELKSIAGIKEMRSNAGEGHASVTLEFVAGLDPKEALADVRDKVTLAKAKLPSETEEPEVHEVTMANQEAAVTVILSGPVTERGLITLARSVKDKIESMHEVLEVDIGGDREDMVEILVDPLLMESYGLDQNDIYNLVERNNRLVPAGTMDTGKGRFAIKVPSVFENIQDLLELPIKVEGDRVITFQDVSTVRRAYKDPTSFARLNGHRSVSLEVKKRSGENIIDTVNQVKEIVEQHRKKWPNHVEVDYVGDKSDEIKETLTDLQNNVFSAVLLVVIIIIAALGTRTAMLVGLAIPGAFLTGILVIAMAGMTVNIVVLFGLIMAVGMLVDGAIVVTEFADREMNEGRSRKVAYSLAAKRMAWPIIASTATTLAAFAPLMFWPGIMGEFMKYLPFTLIAVLTASLAMALVFVPTLGTVFGKARAISANEKKQVERAEQGDLSKLTGFTGKYINVLTAAIKHPWKIVMGTCVIAVAVIYLYGNSGLGVIFFPEVEPESATMVVRSHGDLSIKEKDAIMLSIEERLLPFEEVETLYTRTGGTDQVGTFRVNFVNWQLRRPANEIIEDIHQSTADLAGVEIEVRKNEAGPQSGKDLKIELSSRFPDKLQESVIIIRNALKANGQFTSIEDTGSKPGIEWQLVIDRNLAATYGADAALVGSSVQMVTNGLKLGEYRPDDVDDELDIRVRFPEEKRNINRLDSLRLKTQSGLVPVGSFVERKAAQKVDTIRRVDAKRVVTIQADLIPGAQLLRELPKLEQQFPSLGIHPSVEIAVKGQNQDQQESQEFLVNAFAVALFVMAMILVTQFNSFYQALLILSAVVFSTVGVFLALLIVQKPFGIVMGGIGVISLAGIVVNNNIVLIDTYNVLRREGYQVVDAILRTGAQRLRPVMLTTITTILGLLPMVLQVNLDFFERTIVFGAPSTQWWTQLATAIAGGLAFATILTLVLTPCLLALRDVRKEKKQATLQFKQESNKQTVSTAA; translated from the coding sequence ATGCTAACGCTTATTGATGCAGCTATACAGCGTACTCGCTCTATCTTGATGCTATTCGTGTTGCTGTTAATTTCGGGTGCGGTTACTTACGCAAATATTGCCAAAGAATCGAACCCAGATATAACCATTCCTATTATCTACGTATCCTTAATTCACGATGGTATATCGCCTGAAGATGCCGAACGCATGTTGGTTAGGCCGATGGAGAATGAGCTAAAGTCCATCGCTGGTATTAAAGAAATGCGTTCAAATGCTGGTGAAGGTCATGCCTCTGTCACCCTTGAATTTGTTGCTGGCTTAGACCCAAAAGAAGCACTGGCAGATGTACGTGATAAAGTGACTTTAGCCAAAGCTAAACTGCCAAGTGAAACAGAAGAGCCTGAAGTTCATGAAGTGACTATGGCTAACCAAGAAGCGGCAGTTACCGTGATTTTATCAGGCCCTGTTACTGAGCGTGGTTTGATTACCTTAGCGCGCTCGGTTAAAGATAAAATTGAAAGCATGCATGAAGTGCTGGAAGTGGATATCGGTGGTGACCGTGAAGACATGGTTGAGATCTTAGTTGATCCGTTATTAATGGAAAGCTACGGTTTAGATCAAAATGATATCTACAATTTAGTTGAGCGTAATAACCGCTTAGTACCAGCAGGTACTATGGATACAGGTAAAGGGCGCTTTGCAATCAAAGTACCTTCGGTATTTGAGAACATTCAAGACTTATTAGAATTACCAATAAAAGTAGAAGGTGATCGCGTTATTACCTTCCAAGACGTTTCAACGGTACGCCGTGCTTATAAAGATCCTACCAGCTTTGCCCGTTTAAACGGTCATCGCTCTGTGTCACTCGAAGTTAAAAAGCGCTCTGGTGAAAACATCATTGATACCGTGAATCAGGTAAAAGAGATTGTTGAACAACACCGTAAAAAGTGGCCGAATCATGTGGAAGTAGATTATGTCGGCGATAAATCTGATGAAATTAAAGAAACCTTAACTGATTTGCAAAACAACGTTTTCTCTGCGGTATTGTTAGTTGTCATTATCATTATTGCGGCACTAGGTACGCGTACTGCTATGCTAGTAGGCCTTGCTATTCCTGGCGCGTTTTTAACGGGTATCTTAGTTATCGCTATGGCAGGTATGACAGTGAATATTGTTGTACTGTTTGGTTTAATTATGGCTGTGGGTATGTTGGTTGATGGCGCGATTGTAGTGACTGAATTTGCCGACAGGGAAATGAATGAAGGTCGCTCGCGTAAAGTGGCCTACAGCTTAGCGGCTAAACGTATGGCTTGGCCGATTATTGCCTCAACGGCAACAACACTCGCGGCATTTGCGCCGTTAATGTTTTGGCCGGGTATTATGGGTGAGTTTATGAAGTACTTACCTTTTACTCTGATCGCGGTATTAACAGCATCACTAGCAATGGCATTGGTCTTTGTGCCTACCTTAGGTACGGTATTTGGTAAGGCGCGAGCAATAAGTGCCAATGAGAAAAAGCAAGTAGAGCGTGCCGAGCAAGGTGATTTATCGAAATTAACAGGCTTTACCGGTAAATATATTAACGTGTTAACAGCGGCAATAAAGCACCCTTGGAAGATAGTTATGGGTACTTGCGTCATAGCCGTTGCGGTTATTTATTTATACGGTAACTCTGGCTTAGGGGTGATCTTTTTCCCTGAGGTTGAACCTGAAAGTGCCACTATGGTAGTGCGCTCGCATGGTGATTTATCAATTAAAGAAAAAGATGCCATTATGCTATCAATTGAAGAACGCTTATTGCCGTTTGAAGAAGTTGAGACGCTATATACTCGCACAGGTGGCACAGACCAAGTGGGAACCTTTAGAGTTAACTTTGTTAACTGGCAACTAAGACGTCCTGCTAATGAGATTATTGAAGATATTCATCAAAGTACTGCTGATTTGGCGGGCGTAGAAATTGAAGTGCGTAAGAATGAAGCAGGGCCACAAAGCGGTAAAGATTTAAAAATTGAATTGAGTTCGCGCTTTCCTGATAAGTTACAAGAGTCTGTCATCATTATTCGAAACGCGTTAAAAGCTAATGGTCAATTTACTTCGATTGAAGATACTGGCTCTAAGCCCGGAATTGAGTGGCAGTTAGTTATTGATAGAAATTTAGCGGCAACTTATGGTGCTGATGCTGCCTTAGTTGGCTCAAGTGTACAAATGGTCACCAATGGCTTGAAGTTAGGTGAATACCGACCTGATGATGTTGATGATGAGCTTGATATTCGTGTTCGCTTTCCTGAAGAAAAGCGTAATATCAATCGCTTAGATAGCTTAAGATTAAAGACACAATCAGGTTTAGTGCCTGTTGGCAGTTTTGTTGAACGTAAAGCCGCACAAAAGGTTGATACCATTCGTCGTGTTGATGCTAAGCGCGTGGTGACTATTCAGGCAGACTTGATTCCAGGAGCGCAATTACTACGTGAATTACCTAAATTAGAGCAGCAGTTTCCAAGTTTAGGTATTCACCCAAGCGTTGAGATTGCGGTAAAAGGGCAAAACCAAGATCAGCAAGAATCACAAGAGTTTTTAGTGAATGCCTTTGCCGTTGCCTTATTTGTTATGGCAATGATTTTAGTTACTCAATTTAATAGCTTTTATCAGGCGTTATTGATTTTAAGTGCCGTGGTGTTCTCAACGGTAGGCGTGTTCTTGGCTTTGCTTATTGTACAAAAACCGTTTGGTATTGTTATGGGCGGTATAGGTGTTATTTCGCTTGCGGGTATTGTGGTTAACAATAACATTGTTTTGATAGATACCTATAATGTCTTGCGCCGAGAAGGCTATCAGGTTGTCGATGCTATTTTAAGAACTGGTGCACAGCGTTTACGCCCTGTTATGTTAACAACTATTACCACCATACTGGGCTTATTACCTATGGTATTACAGGTTAATTTAGACTTCTTTGAGCGCACTATAGTTTTTGGCGCGCCATCAACACAATGGTGGACACAACTTGCGACTGCCATTGCCGGTGGTTTAGCTTTCGCGACGATATTAACTTTAGTATTAACGCCGTGTTTGTTAGCACTAAGAGATGTGCGTAAAGAGAAAAAGCAAGCTACCTTGCAGTTTAAACAAGAAAGCAACAAGCAAACGGTTAGCACTGCTGCCTAA
- a CDS encoding sensor domain-containing diguanylate cyclase encodes MDNSAQQLAKLLENSRANEAIAQKLFEIETEILACNSSNELLQQLLNAIKNKFSLTNIALLLIEPTPINHLIKASVQSNWHQQHCYSVKADELSTCHPKGKPLLSNQLTQLNNIIPEHLLDNAQSIALIPLTMEGKLFASLLLTDANKQRFHDNLGTFHLEQLAVKTSLCLANVLIREQLEYMANYDRLTGVANRRLMEVSIQEELNRQKRYNTPFALLFIDCNKFKQINDTYGHDCGDQVLTYVATQIQTLIRDNDKCFRYAGDEFVVTLSGQNYQQALQVAKRLTEYFQQHPMPYNNTALPVTISCGAAASDGKKTMAELLKQADEQLYLHKKVPQT; translated from the coding sequence ATGGACAATTCAGCACAGCAGCTAGCCAAGTTATTGGAAAATTCACGCGCTAATGAGGCAATCGCACAAAAGCTATTTGAAATAGAAACAGAAATATTAGCCTGCAATTCCAGTAACGAATTACTGCAACAACTACTTAATGCCATTAAAAATAAATTTTCTCTCACTAATATTGCGCTATTACTTATCGAGCCAACACCAATTAACCATCTAATAAAAGCCAGCGTGCAATCCAATTGGCATCAACAACACTGTTATAGTGTCAAAGCAGACGAACTATCAACCTGCCACCCCAAGGGCAAACCCCTGCTAAGCAATCAATTAACTCAGTTAAACAATATTATTCCTGAGCATTTATTAGATAACGCGCAATCTATTGCTCTAATTCCCTTAACCATGGAAGGAAAACTATTCGCAAGCTTATTACTTACTGATGCCAATAAGCAAAGATTTCACGATAACTTAGGTACATTTCACCTTGAGCAACTCGCGGTAAAAACCAGCCTATGTTTAGCAAATGTACTCATACGTGAGCAGCTCGAGTATATGGCTAATTATGACCGATTAACTGGTGTCGCTAACCGCAGGCTGATGGAAGTGAGTATTCAAGAGGAGCTCAACAGGCAAAAGCGCTATAATACGCCATTTGCGCTATTGTTTATTGATTGCAATAAGTTTAAACAAATAAACGATACTTATGGACACGACTGTGGCGATCAGGTGCTCACCTATGTTGCCACACAAATACAAACCCTGATTCGAGATAACGATAAGTGTTTTCGCTATGCGGGTGATGAATTTGTCGTAACCTTATCAGGACAAAACTACCAGCAAGCCTTGCAGGTAGCTAAAAGGCTAACGGAGTATTTTCAGCAACACCCTATGCCTTACAATAATACTGCCTTACCCGTTACCATTAGCTGCGGCGCCGCAGCAAGCGATGGTAAAAAAACCATGGCAGAGTTACTAAAACAGGCGGATGAGCAACTCTATTTACACAAAAAGGTACCTCAGACTTAA
- a CDS encoding HD-GYP domain-containing protein has translation MLKEKKITELNIGDFVVKIASQSGSYKLTASGHIKNSAVINNLKSKQVHSVIVDTSKAKAAENKSKKQIVTEQVKQAQAIFKQSKVIQKKLFDDALSGATIELGPVVDVTNKSIDAIIESPDSLACIVNIRAKDEYLLEHSVAVSVYMTLFARYLEIDRDIIEQLAIGAFLHDIGKIKIPDSILNKPGKLTDEEFTIMKTHANHSIDIIEKTPGVSELSLEVAALHHEKLNGQGYPFRIKGENISQYGRMIAICDIFDALTANRVYKDGFPHSKAFAILRELAQQNHLDASLVDHFIRCVGVFPVGSLVQLESKKLALVKQRNEGDPTNPKVHSFYSVQLNQYLNTQEIDLKASDDFIVKGVRAEEFNLDMNQIIEMLMMDG, from the coding sequence ATGCTAAAAGAAAAAAAAATAACTGAATTAAACATAGGCGACTTCGTGGTAAAAATAGCAAGCCAATCAGGAAGCTATAAATTAACCGCATCAGGTCATATAAAAAATAGTGCTGTTATTAATAACCTGAAAAGCAAACAGGTGCACAGCGTTATTGTTGATACCAGCAAAGCAAAAGCCGCTGAAAATAAATCAAAAAAGCAAATTGTTACTGAACAAGTAAAACAAGCTCAAGCAATATTCAAGCAATCAAAAGTCATTCAAAAAAAGCTCTTTGATGATGCTTTAAGTGGCGCCACTATAGAGTTAGGTCCTGTGGTCGATGTGACCAATAAATCTATTGATGCCATCATAGAAAGTCCTGATTCTCTTGCCTGCATAGTCAATATTCGCGCCAAAGATGAATACCTTTTAGAGCATTCCGTTGCCGTTTCCGTGTACATGACCTTATTCGCCCGCTATCTAGAAATTGATCGCGACATTATAGAACAACTGGCTATTGGCGCCTTTTTACACGACATAGGTAAAATTAAAATTCCTGATAGTATTTTAAATAAACCCGGCAAACTGACCGATGAAGAATTTACTATCATGAAAACTCACGCCAACCACTCCATCGACATCATTGAAAAAACACCTGGTGTATCAGAGTTAAGCCTTGAGGTTGCAGCACTCCACCATGAAAAACTCAATGGTCAGGGTTATCCTTTCCGCATTAAAGGGGAAAACATTAGCCAGTATGGTCGTATGATTGCCATTTGCGACATTTTTGATGCATTAACGGCGAATCGTGTCTACAAAGACGGTTTTCCCCATAGCAAAGCCTTTGCTATTTTACGTGAGCTTGCCCAGCAAAATCATTTAGATGCCTCACTAGTAGATCACTTTATTCGTTGTGTTGGCGTATTTCCGGTCGGCTCTTTGGTTCAGCTTGAATCTAAAAAGCTTGCGCTGGTAAAACAACGCAATGAAGGTGATCCAACAAACCCGAAAGTGCATTCATTTTATAGTGTGCAATTAAATCAATACCTCAATACCCAAGAAATAGATTTAAAAGCCAGTGATGATTTTATCGTTAAAGGTGTACGCGCAGAAGAGTTCAATCTCGATATGAACCAAATCATTGAAATGCTTATGATGGATGGATAA
- a CDS encoding tetratricopeptide repeat protein, producing MRFFILGLIALFMLSPAYGFQKNLQAVQIYTDDQLLDLIKENKHLGQVVLDECQLVQDIEARAVKAKMPSYQFLWGDMLAYGVCVKKDVELGLYFMRLAADQGLAEGLEQLGRYYHIGKFMQVDIDKAIVYLKTAASLNNLAAQMRLAKLYHQGYGSPLDYPALYSQLHHAVTDDKKTHKQIANLLTQLATKMPARVIEQAKKTDYTN from the coding sequence ATGCGTTTTTTCATTTTAGGCTTAATAGCTCTTTTTATGTTATCGCCAGCGTATGGTTTTCAAAAAAACTTGCAGGCGGTACAAATTTATACTGATGACCAGTTACTTGATTTAATAAAAGAGAATAAACATTTAGGTCAGGTTGTTTTAGATGAGTGTCAGTTAGTTCAAGATATTGAAGCGCGTGCTGTCAAAGCAAAAATGCCTTCGTACCAATTCTTATGGGGTGATATGCTTGCTTACGGCGTATGTGTAAAAAAAGATGTTGAGTTAGGTCTTTATTTTATGCGCCTAGCTGCCGATCAAGGGTTAGCGGAAGGGTTAGAGCAATTAGGTCGTTATTATCATATTGGCAAATTTATGCAGGTGGATATCGACAAAGCCATTGTTTATTTAAAAACAGCGGCATCATTAAATAACCTTGCTGCGCAAATGCGCTTAGCTAAGCTTTATCATCAGGGGTATGGAAGTCCGCTTGATTACCCCGCATTGTATTCCCAGCTACATCATGCCGTAACCGATGATAAGAAAACCCATAAGCAAATTGCTAATTTGCTTACTCAGTTGGCAACGAAAATGCCAGCTCGGGTGATAGAGCAAGCGAAAAAGACTGATTATACTAATTAA